A stretch of the Aegilops tauschii subsp. strangulata cultivar AL8/78 chromosome 4, Aet v6.0, whole genome shotgun sequence genome encodes the following:
- the LOC109782310 gene encoding dirigent protein 22: protein MAKGAVMLLVLFTVLSAVSEAHRPGNRALAHGRRPGADPAAPTHLHFYFHDSSRGASPSAMRVAGPANVPLQTLFGAVYVMDDPLTERPELGSAAVGRAQGVYIGADQTAMGFLQVMNLVLTSGPYNGSSLTVLGRNNPLADVREMPITGGTGAFRFARGYAQARTHTMDLKTGDANVEYNVYVMH from the coding sequence ATGGCCAAGGGAGCGGTGATGCTTCTTGTTCTCTTCACGGTGCTGTCCGCCGTGAGTGAGGCCCATAGGCCCGGTAACAGGGCCCTAGCCCATGGGCGTCGCCCGGGGGCCGACCCAGCTGCACCGACACACCTCCACTTCTACTTCCACGACAGCTCGAGGGGTGCGTCCCCATCGGCGATGCGGGTGGCAGGGCCGGCGAATGTGCCATTGCAAACCCTTTTCGGCGCCGTGTACGTTATGGACGACCCGCTGACGGAGAGGCCGGAGCTCGGGTCAGCGGCCGTGGGACGGGCCCAGGGCGTCTACATAGGGGCGGACCAGACAGCAATGGGCTTCCTGCAGGTCATGAACCTCGTGCTCACCTCCGGCCCCTACAACGGCAGCTCGCTCACCGTGCTCGGCCGCAACAACCCGCTTGCCGACGTCCGTGAGATGCCCATCACCGGCGGCACCGGCGCCTTCCGATTCGCCCGCGGGTACGCGCAGGCCCGGACCCACACGATGGACCTCAAGACCGGCGACGCCAATGTCGAGTACAACGTTTATGTCATGCATTAG